From a single Sulfolobus sp. E5-1-F genomic region:
- the proC gene encoding pyrroline-5-carboxylate reductase produces the protein MEDLTIAILGAGKIGSAIVRAIRLKYPNVHLIATARKDETLRKLEDLEIETTKDNNYAVDKSDVIILSVKPQHFPTVLRQVSIESWKGKVVISIMAGIKLSTLSSLLNGAEIYRAMPNINAIVCKSTTAIAENNGKSRELVENIFKTLGNVYWLPEEYLDIWTALVGSGPAFIAEIIDALSLGAVACGMQREVAYNAILDMIGGTISMLKEGKIDHPMLLRDQVTTPSGTTIRGLMVMEAKGIKSALIETIETSYKRAAEIGNEIDKNIRNNSK, from the coding sequence ATGGAAGATTTAACTATTGCAATATTAGGAGCTGGTAAAATAGGTTCGGCGATTGTAAGGGCTATAAGGCTAAAATACCCTAACGTTCACTTAATTGCTACTGCTAGAAAAGATGAGACTTTAAGAAAACTAGAAGATCTAGAGATAGAGACTACTAAGGATAATAATTATGCAGTCGATAAATCTGATGTGATTATCTTAAGCGTTAAGCCTCAACATTTTCCTACTGTTCTAAGGCAGGTTAGTATAGAGTCATGGAAAGGTAAGGTTGTAATTTCAATAATGGCAGGGATTAAGTTATCTACATTATCTAGTCTACTTAATGGTGCTGAGATTTATAGAGCCATGCCGAACATCAATGCAATAGTATGTAAATCTACTACAGCAATAGCCGAGAATAATGGGAAAAGTAGAGAATTAGTAGAGAACATATTTAAGACATTAGGTAACGTGTATTGGCTTCCGGAAGAATACTTGGATATTTGGACTGCGTTAGTAGGCAGTGGTCCTGCATTTATAGCTGAAATTATAGACGCGTTAAGTCTAGGTGCTGTTGCTTGTGGAATGCAGAGAGAGGTAGCTTACAATGCTATCTTAGATATGATAGGTGGAACTATAAGTATGCTTAAGGAGGGTAAAATAGATCATCCTATGCTATTAAGAGATCAAGTAACTACACCATCTGGTACTACAATAAGGGGACTTATGGTTATGGAGGCTAAGGGAATTAAGTCTGCATTAATCGAGACAATAGAGACGTCCTACAAGAGGGCAGCTGAAATAGGTAATGAGATTGATAAGAATATTAGAAATAATAGCAAATAA
- a CDS encoding DUF72 domain-containing protein, with protein MKVFVGTSGWVYDWNEEGTLEWYIKNSGLNAVEVNMTFYRYPTRKLIERWSKFKEIRWVVKVNRRVTHIKRLKDFQSWKEFQEIVESLNPDFYLFQLPPTFKRNLDNEKRVFQFTELLKDKMAVEFRDIEWYVKPFNVSCVVVSIDSPIGTYIIKSGDYIYLRLHGRDVWYNYDYSENELRELANKIIALNPKYVYVFFNNDHWMLKNARYMLKILTEKS; from the coding sequence ATGAAAGTTTTTGTTGGAACCTCTGGCTGGGTATATGACTGGAATGAGGAAGGTACTTTAGAGTGGTATATTAAGAATAGTGGGCTTAACGCAGTAGAGGTTAATATGACATTTTATCGATATCCTACAAGAAAGCTAATTGAAAGATGGAGTAAATTCAAGGAGATTAGATGGGTAGTAAAGGTAAATAGGAGAGTTACCCACATTAAAAGGCTAAAAGATTTTCAGTCTTGGAAAGAGTTTCAAGAAATAGTTGAGTCGTTGAATCCAGACTTTTATTTGTTTCAATTGCCACCAACTTTTAAGAGAAATTTAGACAATGAGAAGAGAGTATTTCAATTTACTGAATTATTAAAGGACAAAATGGCTGTCGAATTTAGGGACATCGAATGGTACGTAAAACCCTTTAATGTTAGTTGTGTAGTTGTCTCAATAGATTCACCAATAGGTACATATATTATAAAGAGTGGTGATTATATATACCTAAGATTGCATGGAAGGGATGTTTGGTATAATTATGACTACTCTGAAAATGAACTAAGGGAGTTGGCAAATAAGATTATCGCATTAAATCCTAAGTATGTTTACGTGTTCTTCAATAACGATCATTGGATGCTTAAGAATGCTAGATATATGCTTAAAATTTTAACTGAGAAATCTTAA
- a CDS encoding pyridoxal-phosphate dependent enzyme — MVREVCMRCGKERESIYEIKCSKCGGPFDILIDFEFDKNYEKGFPYNEKNFPYVKRFISLGEGRTPLIKKGNIWFKLDFLNPSGSYKDRGAVTLVSYLAEKGVKQISEDSSGNAGSAIAAYSAAAGIDAYIFVPETAKGGKLKQIEAYGAHVVRVRGSREDVAKAAENSGYYYASHVLQPQFRDGIRSLAYEIAKSLDWKTPNYVFIPVSAGTLLLGVHKGFKHLLDSGVISEMPKIVAVQTEQVMPLCAKFKNISYTPPDRVTSIADALVSTRPFLLDYMLKAISECIVVSDNEIIEAWKELAKMGLLVEYSSATVFAAYKKFSVDNAVLVLTGSGLKVL, encoded by the coding sequence ATGGTAAGAGAAGTTTGTATGAGATGTGGAAAGGAAAGGGAAAGTATATACGAGATTAAATGTAGCAAATGCGGAGGGCCATTCGACATTCTGATAGATTTCGAATTTGATAAGAATTATGAGAAAGGATTTCCCTATAACGAAAAGAATTTCCCTTATGTTAAGCGCTTCATATCCCTAGGAGAAGGAAGAACTCCATTGATTAAAAAGGGGAACATATGGTTTAAGCTTGACTTCTTAAATCCCTCGGGATCGTATAAGGATAGGGGAGCAGTGACTCTGGTTTCTTATCTTGCTGAAAAAGGTGTAAAACAGATCAGCGAAGACTCTTCTGGAAATGCAGGATCAGCAATAGCAGCGTATTCAGCAGCTGCTGGTATTGATGCATATATTTTCGTTCCCGAAACGGCTAAAGGAGGAAAATTAAAGCAAATAGAAGCCTATGGTGCTCACGTTGTTAGGGTAAGGGGAAGTAGAGAAGATGTAGCAAAAGCTGCAGAAAACTCAGGTTATTATTACGCATCGCATGTTTTACAACCTCAATTTAGAGATGGAATTAGATCTCTAGCATATGAAATTGCAAAGAGTCTAGATTGGAAAACTCCTAATTATGTTTTCATTCCAGTTTCAGCAGGGACTTTACTTTTAGGTGTTCATAAGGGATTCAAGCACTTGCTAGATTCCGGTGTCATATCGGAAATGCCTAAAATCGTAGCAGTTCAAACAGAGCAAGTTATGCCACTATGTGCTAAATTCAAAAATATTTCTTATACACCACCAGATAGGGTTACCTCCATTGCAGACGCTTTAGTATCAACTCGACCATTTCTATTAGATTACATGTTAAAGGCTATTAGTGAATGTATAGTTGTAAGTGATAATGAAATAATAGAAGCTTGGAAGGAATTGGCAAAAATGGGCCTACTAGTAGAGTATAGTTCTGCCACCGTATTCGCCGCTTATAAGAAATTCAGTGTTGATAATGCAGTATTAGTTTTAACCGGTAGCGGATTAAAGGTATTATGA
- a CDS encoding ABC transporter ATP-binding protein: protein MLTLKNISVILGGKLILSDISFSAGKGINVILGPNGSGKTTLLRAIIGMVKYNGEIRVDGEISYVPAEFFSPNMKVIDVLRAGRKRTNYELYVKELNVEKFLERDFSTLSSGERKLILITKAIAEAENVIMDEPLSNLDVKNKFFVMNILKKFNHKTFLITSHELEILRFADKVIIINKGKLEYEGGVSDLSEDLLSNVYGVKLKKIQVDGETFFNVIG from the coding sequence ATGTTAACGTTGAAGAATATTAGCGTAATCTTAGGAGGCAAACTAATTTTGTCAGATATTTCTTTTAGTGCAGGAAAAGGTATTAATGTGATTTTAGGACCAAATGGAAGTGGCAAGACTACGTTGTTGAGAGCGATAATTGGGATGGTGAAATATAACGGTGAAATAAGAGTTGATGGTGAAATATCGTACGTTCCAGCTGAATTTTTCTCTCCCAATATGAAAGTTATAGACGTATTAAGAGCAGGTAGAAAAAGAACTAATTATGAACTATATGTAAAGGAGTTAAATGTCGAGAAGTTTCTTGAGAGAGATTTTTCCACCTTAAGCTCTGGTGAAAGAAAACTTATCTTAATAACAAAAGCTATAGCAGAGGCTGAAAATGTAATAATGGACGAACCTCTCTCAAATCTCGATGTTAAAAATAAATTCTTTGTAATGAATATTTTAAAGAAGTTTAACCATAAGACCTTTCTCATTACTTCTCATGAGCTAGAAATTCTAAGGTTCGCTGATAAGGTTATTATAATCAATAAAGGAAAATTGGAATATGAGGGAGGGGTTAGTGATCTTTCTGAAGATTTACTCTCTAATGTATATGGTGTAAAGCTCAAAAAAATACAAGTAGATGGAGAAACATTTTTTAACGTAATCGGATAG
- a CDS encoding FecCD family ABC transporter permease — translation MLRLSVIFLITGFIVSFLLGLLYGDVTIPITEIFHPHGVYAYILLNIRLPTLTVAILIGLILSTSGAVLQMLLRNPLVDPYISGTASGGAFGAVLTYLLLTLNLPFSWIIYFQPLVAFFTATLATLITIVIGKKSGYLGLIVGGVLVSFIFSSLVTIILSIISAKYPQVPPLTFWLLGDISVVGWFNVIILSILAILLLYFSLSNSRLIDLLSISDEISYSQGVNPNKQRVFWLLFISLVIAYCVSIAGIIGFLGIIVPHIIRRLIGGNTGQLVKYSSLLGSTILILSNILSHGIFGYFIPLTALLSIVGAPIMIFALVRKDVNVEEY, via the coding sequence ATGCTTCGTTTAAGCGTTATTTTTTTAATTACAGGATTTATCGTTTCTTTTTTACTTGGACTACTCTATGGTGATGTTACTATACCAATTACCGAGATTTTTCATCCTCATGGGGTTTACGCTTATATATTACTTAACATAAGATTACCTACCTTAACTGTGGCAATTCTCATTGGCTTAATCTTATCTACATCTGGAGCAGTTCTTCAAATGTTGCTGAGAAATCCACTGGTGGATCCTTATATAAGTGGGACAGCCTCTGGTGGGGCATTTGGAGCAGTTCTTACGTATTTACTGCTGACGCTTAATTTACCCTTTTCATGGATAATATATTTCCAACCCTTAGTAGCATTCTTCACTGCAACGTTAGCAACTTTAATCACTATAGTGATTGGAAAGAAGTCGGGATATCTTGGTCTTATAGTTGGTGGTGTATTAGTCTCATTCATTTTCTCATCTCTAGTAACGATTATATTGTCAATAATAAGCGCTAAATATCCTCAGGTACCTCCACTTACCTTTTGGCTTTTGGGAGATATCAGCGTGGTCGGTTGGTTTAATGTCATAATATTGTCAATATTAGCAATTCTTTTACTTTACTTTAGCCTATCAAATTCTAGATTGATAGACTTACTGTCAATAAGTGATGAGATAAGCTATTCTCAAGGAGTAAATCCTAATAAACAAAGAGTCTTCTGGCTATTGTTCATAAGCCTTGTAATAGCTTACTGCGTTTCAATAGCCGGTATTATAGGATTTTTAGGCATAATAGTTCCACATATTATTAGGAGATTAATTGGAGGGAATACAGGCCAGTTAGTGAAGTATTCCTCACTATTAGGTTCAACAATCTTAATTCTAAGTAACATTTTATCTCATGGTATATTTGGTTATTTCATTCCTCTAACGGCTCTTCTTTCAATTGTAGGAGCTCCAATAATGATATTCGCGTTGGTGAGAAAAGATGTTAACGTTGAAGAATATTAG
- a CDS encoding ABC transporter substrate-binding protein, with amino-acid sequence MPNAKVIGTIVAIIIVVGIVSVFYYYKSSTTSNPVTINNNLRIVSLAPSDTQILISLGLGKYIVGIDYYSYQLLQSLNLTKYIPSNVTVFSQISPPNISGLLILHPTVIVVEEGLIGSYIEQMKEAGLNVLITNNDFASSYSQIENCILKVGEYFNVTSKAQQLIDWMNQKISDFSSTGNVSIAYLLWICPDLSFYTAGGNVFINSIIVQAGGINVFANYSGYPLLTPSQLLIAKPSVIIAQEEYNLTYTDYLLSQYKGINSSNVYVMGNLATNLFNEPGPLSVYSIQEIKLIIQGKAPHFISDNWVVNNLNVTLPVF; translated from the coding sequence ATGCCAAATGCAAAAGTGATTGGTACGATCGTGGCCATAATTATAGTAGTTGGTATAGTCTCAGTCTTCTACTATTACAAGAGTTCTACCACATCTAATCCAGTTACTATTAACAATAATCTTAGAATCGTATCATTAGCACCTAGTGATACACAAATTCTAATTAGTTTAGGATTAGGCAAGTATATAGTGGGTATTGACTACTACTCATACCAGTTATTGCAGTCCCTTAATCTCACGAAGTATATACCATCCAATGTTACAGTGTTTTCTCAAATATCTCCTCCAAATATTTCCGGTTTATTAATATTACATCCAACGGTTATTGTAGTTGAAGAAGGATTAATTGGAAGTTATATAGAGCAAATGAAAGAAGCTGGACTTAATGTCTTAATTACAAATAACGATTTTGCTAGCTCTTATTCGCAAATAGAAAATTGTATATTAAAAGTAGGAGAATACTTTAATGTAACTAGTAAAGCTCAACAGTTAATAGATTGGATGAATCAGAAAATAAGCGATTTCTCGTCAACTGGAAATGTAAGCATAGCCTATTTATTGTGGATATGTCCAGACTTGAGTTTCTATACTGCAGGTGGGAATGTTTTTATAAATAGTATAATTGTCCAAGCTGGGGGCATTAACGTTTTTGCAAACTACTCTGGCTATCCATTATTAACCCCGTCACAACTACTAATAGCAAAACCGTCAGTTATTATTGCACAAGAAGAATATAATTTAACTTACACCGATTACTTACTATCTCAATATAAGGGAATAAATAGTAGTAATGTGTATGTAATGGGGAATCTAGCGACTAATCTATTTAATGAACCTGGCCCACTTTCGGTATATTCTATCCAAGAGATTAAGCTTATAATTCAAGGGAAGGCACCGCATTTTATATCTGACAATTGGGTGGTAAATAATCTTAATGTAACGCTTCCGGTGTTTTAG
- the tatC gene encoding twin-arginine translocase subunit TatC — protein MTERTREVAEFEERPLIEHLRELAYRLRRIIIALAITFLIYFMLGIELVKIYLPYPFFGLRYVLAEVPVFYPSLFDSISVQLTQLFIYDELPKGVKLIIINLFDPLFASFYISLYLAIFTTIPIIVREIWAFVAPGLYEHEKKLFKSIIFPAFLLFALGSAFAYFLLIPLMLRIILLYASALGSAVEPTLGLRSFVSTVMTLLIATGLSFELPLIMGGLTGIGVVKSTTWLRNWRWGVLVSFIIAWIISPGTTGGIIETVIGITLSTLYFIGALISKFIEKGRKEKLRNL, from the coding sequence GTGACGGAAAGAACTAGAGAGGTTGCAGAGTTTGAAGAAAGGCCTTTAATAGAACATTTAAGAGAATTAGCTTACAGATTAAGGAGAATTATAATCGCTTTAGCAATAACTTTTCTAATCTATTTTATGTTAGGGATAGAACTAGTTAAAATCTATTTACCTTACCCATTCTTTGGTCTTAGATACGTTTTAGCGGAAGTTCCCGTTTTTTATCCATCTTTGTTTGATAGTATATCCGTACAATTAACCCAACTTTTCATATATGATGAGTTACCTAAAGGCGTAAAATTAATAATCATAAATTTATTCGATCCACTCTTCGCATCCTTTTATATTTCTCTATATTTAGCAATATTTACTACAATCCCTATCATTGTAAGGGAAATTTGGGCATTTGTAGCTCCGGGACTATATGAACATGAGAAGAAACTGTTCAAGAGTATAATATTTCCTGCCTTCCTATTGTTTGCCTTAGGTTCCGCCTTTGCCTACTTTCTTCTTATTCCCTTAATGTTAAGGATAATACTATTATATGCTAGTGCTTTAGGTTCTGCGGTGGAACCAACTTTAGGCTTAAGGTCCTTTGTGAGTACAGTAATGACATTGCTAATTGCTACTGGATTATCTTTTGAGCTTCCCCTTATAATGGGTGGTCTAACGGGTATTGGAGTTGTAAAATCAACTACTTGGCTTAGAAATTGGAGATGGGGAGTTCTAGTCTCATTTATTATTGCGTGGATAATTTCACCAGGGACAACGGGAGGTATAATAGAAACAGTAATAGGAATAACCTTGTCTACCTTATATTTTATAGGTGCATTAATAAGTAAATTCATAGAAAAGGGCAGGAAGGAAAAGCTCAGAAATCTTTAG
- a CDS encoding twin-arginine translocase TatA/TatE family subunit produces MISNLSDFLVVIVVFILLMAGDKNAGNTAKSIGRFLGEIRKRQNEFKTELMRELNSVEDTNNTPLTGASFKYVKVANQERIKELEAQIKRLQEELERLKASDGKN; encoded by the coding sequence ATGATTAGCAACCTAAGTGATTTCTTAGTAGTTATAGTTGTCTTCATACTTTTGATGGCTGGGGATAAAAATGCTGGAAATACCGCTAAGTCAATAGGGAGGTTTTTAGGTGAAATAAGGAAAAGGCAAAACGAATTTAAGACTGAGTTAATGAGGGAATTAAATAGTGTAGAGGATACTAATAATACTCCGTTGACTGGGGCTAGTTTCAAGTACGTAAAGGTTGCAAATCAAGAAAGAATCAAAGAATTAGAGGCTCAAATAAAACGATTACAAGAGGAATTAGAGAGGCTGAAAGCTAGTGACGGAAAGAACTAG
- a CDS encoding twin-arginine translocase TatA/TatE family subunit, which produces MLTNPYDWIIILVVIAVLFFGASKIPELFRSMGRAVGEFKKGRIEAEMELQQMQSQNFQQPLVQQQPSVQDLEKQIAELQKQLEELKKSKQNQ; this is translated from the coding sequence ATGTTAACAAACCCTTACGATTGGATCATAATACTGGTAGTAATCGCTGTATTATTCTTTGGAGCTTCTAAAATACCAGAACTATTTAGATCGATGGGGAGAGCGGTTGGAGAGTTCAAGAAGGGCAGGATTGAGGCTGAGATGGAGTTACAACAAATGCAATCACAAAACTTTCAACAACCATTAGTTCAACAACAACCCAGTGTTCAAGATCTTGAAAAGCAAATAGCTGAATTACAGAAACAGTTAGAGGAGTTAAAGAAATCTAAGCAGAATCAATAA
- a CDS encoding HAD family hydrolase, giving the protein MRKAVIFDLDGTLANTDEVHKLAWEIALRKMGYEVKVDIRHLLGRKTIDIAKILIGESNAEKLASVKTEIYNELVKTLAKPKPCVIDLINRLRDVKIPIAVVTSSMRNSAVQVLKVIKVEPDVLVAGDDVKLGKPNPMPVIEAIKRLNVDPNESVGIGDTIYDVMAYYSAGIREILVVRSSVPLNEEEVRKYDAKILDSLCEISDWFEFF; this is encoded by the coding sequence ATGAGAAAAGCAGTAATATTTGACCTAGATGGTACTTTAGCAAATACCGATGAAGTTCACAAATTAGCTTGGGAAATAGCTTTACGAAAAATGGGGTATGAGGTTAAAGTAGATATTAGACATTTGCTTGGTAGGAAAACGATAGATATAGCAAAGATTTTGATTGGAGAGAGCAACGCAGAAAAATTAGCTTCTGTAAAGACCGAAATATATAACGAATTGGTAAAAACTTTGGCAAAACCTAAACCCTGCGTAATAGATTTGATAAATCGTTTAAGAGATGTGAAAATACCTATTGCAGTGGTAACTTCGTCGATGCGTAACTCTGCTGTTCAAGTTCTAAAGGTAATTAAAGTGGAACCAGATGTCCTAGTTGCAGGAGATGATGTTAAACTAGGGAAGCCTAATCCTATGCCGGTGATAGAGGCAATTAAAAGATTAAACGTAGATCCTAATGAAAGCGTAGGAATAGGGGATACAATCTACGATGTTATGGCATATTATTCAGCTGGAATAAGGGAGATTCTGGTAGTAAGGAGCAGTGTTCCTCTAAATGAAGAAGAGGTTAGGAAATACGATGCAAAGATATTGGATTCATTGTGCGAAATATCGGATTGGTTTGAATTCTTTTAA
- a CDS encoding tRNA uridine(34) 5-carboxymethylaminomethyl modification radical SAM/GNAT enzyme Elp3: protein MQTIRKPTRMLSGVTIVSIMTHPHSCPHGKCIFCPGGVDIGTPQSYYGREPTLMRAIENNYDPFYQVQSRLRQYVENGHTPSKVELIIMGGTFLSLPIDYQDWFVTYALEAMNRFPSSDKPPFVYLEDAQLKNEKAEIRCVGMTIETKPDWAKEWHADQMLRLGATKVELGVQTVYDDILKFTNRGHTVKDSIESTRILKDSGFKVVYHVMLGLPKSDPDKDLEAFKTILSDPNFRPDMLKIYPTLVVETAPLVNLWKRGLYKPYDTETLVELISEMYRYVPKWVRVMRIQRDIPANVILDGNKKGNLRELVEKKVLEKGIKINEIRFREVGMMWQHRGLLPDEARIHLYKEVYEASEGTEIFLSFEDDKEILIGYLRLRIPSNKAHRKEIDGKTAIVRELHVYGIEVPIGSWDELGFQHKGYGSKLLSEAERIAREEFDMRKISVLSGIGAREYYAKRGYVKEGPYMSKQLI from the coding sequence ATGCAAACAATAAGGAAACCAACTAGGATGCTTTCTGGCGTTACAATAGTATCGATAATGACTCATCCACATTCTTGTCCGCATGGGAAGTGTATATTCTGCCCCGGAGGAGTGGATATAGGTACCCCTCAAAGCTATTATGGTAGAGAACCAACTTTAATGAGAGCAATAGAAAACAATTATGACCCATTCTATCAAGTACAGTCAAGACTAAGACAATATGTCGAGAATGGACATACCCCAAGCAAAGTAGAGTTAATAATAATGGGTGGTACTTTTCTATCATTACCCATAGATTATCAAGATTGGTTTGTGACCTATGCCTTGGAAGCTATGAATAGATTTCCTAGTTCCGATAAGCCTCCTTTTGTGTATTTAGAAGATGCACAGTTAAAGAACGAAAAAGCAGAAATACGTTGCGTAGGGATGACAATTGAAACGAAACCCGATTGGGCTAAGGAGTGGCATGCAGACCAAATGCTGAGATTAGGTGCGACCAAAGTTGAATTAGGAGTACAAACTGTATATGATGACATTCTAAAGTTCACCAATAGAGGTCATACCGTAAAAGATTCCATAGAATCCACTAGAATACTAAAGGACTCAGGATTCAAAGTGGTCTATCACGTTATGCTTGGTCTTCCTAAATCAGACCCTGATAAAGACCTGGAGGCATTTAAGACAATATTATCTGATCCTAATTTTAGGCCGGATATGTTAAAAATATATCCTACCTTAGTAGTTGAAACTGCACCGTTAGTAAACTTATGGAAAAGAGGATTGTATAAGCCTTATGATACGGAGACTTTAGTTGAATTAATATCTGAAATGTACAGATACGTCCCTAAATGGGTTAGAGTGATGAGAATACAAAGAGATATTCCCGCTAACGTAATCTTAGACGGTAACAAAAAGGGAAATTTAAGAGAATTAGTAGAGAAAAAAGTCTTGGAAAAAGGAATTAAGATTAATGAAATCAGGTTTAGGGAAGTTGGGATGATGTGGCAACATAGAGGATTATTACCAGATGAGGCCAGAATTCATCTTTACAAGGAAGTTTACGAAGCCAGTGAAGGTACTGAAATTTTCCTATCTTTCGAGGATGATAAAGAAATTTTAATAGGTTATTTACGATTGAGAATACCATCAAATAAGGCTCATAGAAAAGAGATAGATGGAAAGACAGCCATAGTAAGGGAACTTCATGTATACGGGATAGAAGTACCGATAGGAAGCTGGGACGAATTGGGTTTCCAACATAAGGGATATGGAAGTAAGTTGTTAAGTGAAGCTGAAAGAATTGCGAGAGAGGAATTCGATATGCGGAAAATTTCGGTTCTATCTGGAATCGGTGCTCGAGAATATTATGCCAAAAGGGGCTATGTAAAAGAAGGTCCTTATATGTCTAAGCAGTTGATTTAA
- a CDS encoding class I SAM-dependent methyltransferase, translated as MYRRKPNPYIKLINGDKIIDVGCGSGQNCDQFKGRVVICLDISLNQLNQARKKGCQNLVQADMEYLPFRDSSFDSLTYIASLHHLRDPSKALEEAHRVLKNEGEILVTVWLVQLKFFFLRRYIIKRSIINGKEIRRFYRLYYPWELKRIMESKGFITKIYKIYRVSSLLPNNSLYYGIKSTA; from the coding sequence GTGTATAGAAGAAAGCCTAATCCTTATATCAAATTGATAAATGGAGATAAAATTATCGATGTAGGCTGTGGATCTGGTCAAAATTGTGATCAATTCAAGGGAAGAGTAGTTATTTGCTTAGATATTTCCCTAAACCAACTAAATCAAGCTCGTAAAAAAGGATGTCAAAATTTAGTACAAGCTGATATGGAATATTTACCATTTAGAGATTCATCATTTGATTCTTTAACTTATATAGCATCTCTTCATCACTTAAGAGATCCATCTAAAGCCTTAGAGGAAGCTCATAGAGTGTTAAAAAATGAAGGTGAAATACTGGTTACTGTATGGTTAGTACAGCTGAAGTTTTTCTTCTTAAGAAGATATATAATCAAGAGAAGTATCATAAATGGCAAAGAGATCAGGCGTTTTTATAGACTTTATTACCCTTGGGAATTGAAACGAATAATGGAAAGCAAAGGTTTCATTACAAAGATCTACAAGATATATAGAGTAAGTAGCTTATTGCCCAATAATTCCCTTTATTATGGTATTAAATCAACTGCTTAG
- a CDS encoding metallopeptidase TldD-related protein, producing the protein MLRQDVKYHEEVIEAEFSYEGYTVIEYRRSFTLSRALVNGRWVVYDGNKLLESSQKIKEFEICEDFYHESVKTWINKEKYLGLFSNIKLDETDQLKVVSKKIAKSILIHDVKECREEKVVNYVRYNDLNFSYTGEPKDIPSIVEYLKTTQAQLSSPSRQVLTESGRLTFILDSEIVASIFHYIFRNFLNGNSPKLKLNEKISSEITIYDNPLNSFSPSFSVFDDEGVKTKKKEIIGDGIITNYLGTLTSKYGEAGNARGILPKPDYFSLEVKHGDWSLNELIDESRGAYIAMGVKKSELIRNSIRITPRSVIKIGQGQIFFREIAIPLQELVTIDAITKENRGVFIDEEHGGVAPYIRMKVRAILY; encoded by the coding sequence ATGCTACGTCAAGATGTTAAATATCATGAAGAAGTGATTGAGGCGGAATTCTCATATGAAGGTTATACTGTCATTGAGTATAGAAGATCTTTTACTTTGAGTCGAGCTTTAGTTAATGGTAGATGGGTAGTTTATGATGGTAACAAATTATTAGAAAGCAGTCAAAAGATAAAGGAGTTTGAAATTTGTGAAGACTTTTATCATGAATCAGTGAAGACATGGATAAATAAGGAAAAGTATTTAGGGCTTTTTTCTAATATTAAATTAGATGAGACTGATCAACTAAAAGTTGTAAGCAAGAAGATTGCAAAGTCTATCTTAATTCATGATGTTAAAGAGTGTCGTGAAGAAAAAGTAGTAAATTATGTAAGGTATAACGATCTAAATTTCTCATATACTGGCGAACCTAAAGATATACCATCTATTGTAGAATATCTGAAGACAACTCAAGCTCAACTTTCTTCTCCATCTAGACAAGTCTTGACTGAGAGTGGTAGGTTAACCTTCATATTAGATTCTGAAATAGTAGCATCAATTTTCCATTACATTTTTAGAAATTTTTTAAATGGTAATTCTCCTAAGTTGAAATTAAATGAAAAAATATCAAGTGAAATCACAATTTATGATAATCCATTAAATTCTTTCTCCCCATCTTTTTCAGTCTTTGATGATGAGGGAGTAAAAACGAAGAAGAAAGAGATTATTGGAGACGGAATAATTACAAATTATTTAGGAACGCTTACTTCGAAATATGGAGAAGCAGGAAATGCTCGAGGCATTTTACCAAAACCAGATTATTTCTCCTTAGAAGTAAAGCATGGAGACTGGTCTCTTAATGAGCTAATTGATGAAAGTAGAGGGGCGTACATTGCTATGGGTGTTAAGAAGTCGGAATTAATACGTAATAGTATTAGAATAACTCCGAGAAGTGTAATTAAAATAGGTCAAGGACAAATATTCTTTAGGGAGATTGCAATTCCACTTCAAGAACTAGTTACAATTGATGCCATTACTAAAGAAAATAGAGGAGTATTTATAGATGAAGAACATGGAGGTGTAGCTCCATACATAAGAATGAAGGTGAGAGCGATATTGTACTAA